Sequence from the Deltaproteobacteria bacterium genome:
GTATAACGCCTTGATCAGTTTTTTAAGCAAAAATCAAAATCGACGGTTTTTCACTTTTCCAGCCAGGCTTTCACCTCCTCTTTTTTGGGAATCTTTCCTACCGACTTTACCTCGCCGTCAACAACCACGGCTGGAGTTCCTAACACCCCGTATGTGGCAATCTCCAGGAGGTCGGTGACCTTTTCCACATTGGCCTCGACACCGGTTTCCGCTACAGCCTCCTTCACAACTTGTAGTGTCTGGTTGCACTTAGGACATCCAGGCCCCAGAATCTTTATTTCCATTTTCCCAACCTCCTTCAATTCACATTGTCAGTATCTCACTATACGTGTCTTGCTCATTCGGGCTTGGTCTCTTCCAGCCATTCCATTATCTCGGCTTTACTGGGGACCTTGCCTGTGGAAACCAGCTGGCCATTTATGACCAGGCCAGGTGTTGGCACAAAGCCGTGAGATGCAATTTCCTTGAGGTCTCGGACGTGCTCCACGTCTGCGCCTGCATTAAGCTCACCCAGAACCTTATAAATTTCTTGTTCCAACCGCTCGCAATTGGGACACCCTGGGCCGAGAACCTTGATTTCCAGACCCTCACGCTCTTCCTTGACTTCAGTTCCCATAAATCTCTGATATTCGCGCCAGAACGCCTCCATATAGCTCTCTTTGGCAGACTCTGGGATAAAGTTTCTGGCCTTGAGGCGTTTGAGCAATTCCTCCTTTATGACCTCAGGTGATTGGCCATCAAAACTCCCGGACACTTCATCGATGAGCTCTTGAAGCCCCACAATGCCAATCTTGGATTTTCCCACTCGAATGAGTCTGTGATCTTTCGTCATACTCCCCCATTTATCCCATCATTGCCCCGAAAATAAGGCCGGCTATGGTAGACAAAAATACGACTATGATAACGAACACCAGGGTCTTTTGCGTTCCAATGACACTCCTTATGACCAGCATATTGGGTAGCGACAAAGCAGGTCCTGCAAGCAAAAGGGCCAGTGCTGGTCCTTGACCCATGCCGCTTCCGATCAGCCCCTGGAGGATCGGAACCTCCGTCAAGGTGGCAAAGTACATGAGGGCGCCCGCCACGGACGCAAAGAGATTGGCTCCAATGGAGTTTCCGCCAAGAAGTGATTGGATGTAGCGTCCCGCGATCAGTGCCTCATGGCCCGGTCGACCCAGAAGAAAACCGGCCACAAGCACCCCTGCAAACAGAAGAGGAAGTATTTGCTTGGCAAAGCCCCAGGTGGATTGCCCCCACATGAGAACTTCATCTTTTGAAAACCAGGCCTTCAGGATAACACCAAGCAAGATGATAAGGCCAACGGCTACGGGCCAGTGTATACGATGGACGGCCATCCAGAAGCCCACTGGCTCTTTGGGCTTTGCCCAGGCTGCAAAGACAAGAATCAAAATCATCACGAGCATGTATGTCGCCTCTTTCCACAAGGGTCGGGTTTTCTCCTCTTGGTCAGGCAACACCATGTCACCGGTAACTCTGGCCCGATCTTCTTTTCTGTAGATAACCGCCATTAAAAGGCCGGTGGCAATAGCAAAGACAACTGCGCCAATGGCCCTGGCCAGCCCAAGCTGCCAGCCGAGAACGCGAGCCGTAAGAATTATGGCCAGCACATTGATCGCAGGGCCTGAATAGAGGAATGCCGTGGCAGGGCCGATCCCTGCACCTCGTGTGTAGATACCCGCAAACAGCGGAAGTACGGTGCACGAACAGACCGCCAGGATAGAACCCGATACCGAAGCAACACTGTACGAGAGGATTTTTTTCGCCCCGGCGC
This genomic interval carries:
- a CDS encoding TM0996/MTH895 family glutaredoxin-like protein translates to MEIKILGPGCPKCNQTLQVVKEAVAETGVEANVEKVTDLLEIATYGVLGTPAVVVDGEVKSVGKIPKKEEVKAWLEK
- a CDS encoding thioredoxin family protein — translated: MEIKVLGPGCPNCERLEQEIYKVLGELNAGADVEHVRDLKEIASHGFVPTPGLVINGQLVSTGKVPSKAEIMEWLEETKPE
- a CDS encoding permease, with product MKERTKFLLIVLVFIAAYYMPFGKPNIRNGIMEAFFMLQEYAREHVLACLIPAFFIAGAIACFVSQAAVLKYFGAGAKKILSYSVASVSGSILAVCSCTVLPLFAGIYTRGAGIGPATAFLYSGPAINVLAIILTARVLGWQLGLARAIGAVVFAIATGLLMAVIYRKEDRARVTGDMVLPDQEEKTRPLWKEATYMLVMILILVFAAWAKPKEPVGFWMAVHRIHWPVAVGLIILLGVILKAWFSKDEVLMWGQSTWGFAKQILPLLFAGVLVAGFLLGRPGHEALIAGRYIQSLLGGNSIGANLFASVAGALMYFATLTEVPILQGLIGSGMGQGPALALLLAGPALSLPNMLVIRSVIGTQKTLVFVIIVVFLSTIAGLIFGAMMG